The following are encoded in a window of Panicum virgatum strain AP13 chromosome 5N, P.virgatum_v5, whole genome shotgun sequence genomic DNA:
- the LOC120676671 gene encoding aquaporin TIP4-3-like, with translation MPKLALGHRGEASEPDFFRGVLGELVLTFLFVFIGVGAAMTAGAAKSDAGGDLTAVALGQALVVCVIATAGFHISGGHVNPAVTLSLAVGGHITLFRSALYIAAQMLGSSAACVLLRWLTGGQATPGHALAAGVGPAQGAAAEAVFTFSLLLVICATILDPRKLLPGAGPLLTGLLVGANSIAGAALSGASMNPARSFGPAVATGVWTHHWVYWVGPLAGGPLAVLVYECFFMAPPARTQHQQRSTDGWTDIGGEGIYY, from the exons ATGCCGAAGCTTGCGCTGGGCCACCGCGGCGAGGCGTCGGAGCCGGATTTCTTCCGCGGCGTCCTCGGCGAGCTCGTCCTCACCTTCCTCTTCGTCTTCATCGGCGTCGGGGCCGCCATGACCGCCG GGGCCGCCAAGAGCGACGCGGGCGGCGACCTGACGGCGGTGGCCCTGGGCCAGGCACTGGTGGTGTGCGTGATCGCGACGGCCGGCTTCCACATCTCCGGCGGCCACGTCAACCCGGCCGTGACGCTCTCGCTCGCCGTCGGCGGGCACATCACCCTGTTCCGGTCGGCCCTGTACATCGCGGCCCAGATGCTGGGCTCCTCCGCGGCCTGCGTCCTGCTCCGGTGGCTCACCGGAGGGCAGGCCACCCCGGGGCACGCGCTGGCGGCGGGCGTGGGCCCCGCccagggcgcggccgccgaggcCGTCTTCACCTTCAGCCTGCTGCTGGTGATCTGCGCCACCATCCTGGACCCGCGGAAGCTGCTCCCCGGCGCCGGCCCGCTGCTCACGGGGCTCCTGGTCGGCGCCAActccatcgccggcgccgcgctgtCCGGCGCGTCCATGAACCCGGCGCGGTCGTTCGGGCCGGCGGTGGCCACGGGCGTGTGGACGCACCACTGGGTGTACTGGGTGGGGCCGCTGGCCGGCGGGCCCCTCGCCGTGCTGGTGTACGAGTGCTTCTTCATGGCGCCCCCGGCCCGCACGCAGCACCAGCAGAGGAGTACTGACGGCTGGACCGATATCGGAGGGGAGGGGATTTATTACTGA
- the LOC120672822 gene encoding protein JINGUBANG-like: MDFGRRKSFSFFEEDRKSSSRPGAHTPVHQYYARAAAGGRSPAREPARLSMSSVPGVEVPPIGAGAGGCSPWVQSPLHGRLRFPPSPAAIYHCLAALHRLEGDVHALAVARGVLFTASDSGRVRAWAAPGCFNRGYLDVGRGRVPALAACGATLVTSHSRDHHVRVWTVCAAAVCDHIRARKAATLPAGRGSTLSLLSAALGGKLKRPHQHRDTVSCLVLHAVAGLLYTASHDHTVKAWKLSDGTCVDSFVAHDGPIHAMVVSEADGCVFTASADATVKMWRRVYGGTAHALIIVLRSSELSPVNALALCHAASAGGTRRCFLYAGSSDGYVNVWEKEATAGRPAHAGYLKGHRLAVLCLASGCGGRVVVSGSEDATMRVWRREGGKGGGGAAHTCLAVIEGHRGPVRCLAVGGGEAGEVEGGMVVYSAGLDKSVKDEDGEEDAEIMAGGKADDEVIPVMRDEVEDNEEPELMGATPVLSPVWVEKRRHTSRG, from the exons ATGGATTTCGGCCGCCGCAAGAGCTTCAGCTTCTTCGAGGAGGACCGCAAGTCGTCGTCGCGCCCGGGCGCCCACACCCCCGTGCACCAGTActacgcgcgcgccgcggccggcggccgctcgccggcgcgcgagcCCGCGCGCCTCAGCATGTCGTCCGTGCCCGGGGTCGAGGTGCCGCCcatcggcgccggcgctggcgggTGCTCGCCGTGGGTGCAGTCCCCGCTGCACGGCCGCCTCCGCTTCccgccctcgccggccgccatctACCACTGCCTCGCCGCGCTGCACCGCCTGGAGGGCGACGTGCACGCGCTGGCCGTCGCCCGGGGCGTCCTCTTCACGGCCTCCGACAGCGGCCGGGTCCGCGCCTGGGCGGCGCCCGGCTGCTTCAACCGCGGCTACCTCGAcgtcggccgcggccgcgtccCGGCGCTCGCCGCTTGCGGGGCCACGCTCGTCACCTCCCACAGCCGCGACCACCACGTCCGGGTCTGGAccgtctgcgccgccgccgtctgcgaCCACATCCGCGCCAGGAAGGCCGCCACGCTCCCCGCCGGCAGGGGCAGCACCCTCTCGCTCCTCTCCGCCGCCTTGGGCGGCAAGCTCAAGCGCCCGCACCAGCACCGCGACACCGTCTCCTGCCTCGTCCtccacgccgtcgccggcctccTCTACACCGCCTCCCACGACCACACCGTCAAGGCCTGGAAGCTCTCCGACGGCACCTGCGTCGACTCCTTCGTCGCGCACGACGGGCCCATCCACGCCATGGTCGTCAGCGAGGCCGACGGCTGCGTCTTCACGGCCtccgccgacgccaccgtcaAGATGTGGCGCCGCGTCTACGGCGGCACCGCGCACGCGCTCATCATCGTGCTCCGCTCCTCCGAGCTGTCCCCGGTCAACGCGCTCGCGCTCTgccacgccgcctccgccggcggcaCGCGCAGGTGCTTCCTCTACGCCGGCTCCTCCGACGGCTACGTCAACGTGTGGGAGAAGGAGGCcacggcggggcggccggcgcacGCGGGGTACCTCAAGGGCCACCGCCTTGCCGTCCTCTGCCTGGCGtccggctgcggcggccgggtgGTGGTCAGCGGGTCGGAGGACGCCACGATGCGCGTGTGGAGGCGGGAgggcggcaagggcggcggcggcgcggcgcacacGTGCCTGGCCGTGATTGAGGGCCACCGGGGCCCCGTGCGGTGCctggccgtgggcggcggcgaggccggggaGGTGGAGGGCGGCATGGTGGTGTACAGCGCGGGGCTGGACAAGAGCGTCAAG gacgaggacggcgaggaggacgcCGAGATAATGGCCGGCGGGAAGGCCGACGACGAGGTCATCCCCGTGATGAGGGACGAGGTGGAGGACAACGAGGAGCCGGAGCTGATGGGCGCGACGCCGGTGCTGTCGCCGGTGTGGGTGGAGAAGCGGCGGCACACCAGCCGGggttga
- the LOC120676672 gene encoding aquaporin TIP4-4-like translates to MAKFALGHHREAADTGCVRAVLAELILTFLFVFAGVGSAMATGKLAGSADSVVGLTAVALAHTLVVAVMVSAGLHVSGGHINPAVTLGLAVTGRITLFRSALYTAAQLLGSALACLLLAFLTGGAPTPVHALAPGAGALQGVLMEVVLTFSLLFAVYATVVDPRRAVGGMGPLLVGLVVGANVLAGGPFSGASMNPARSFGPALAAGVWADHWVYWVGPLIGGPLAGLVSDGLFMAQGGHEPSTKGRRRRFFLFYI, encoded by the exons ATGGCAAAGTTTGCTCTCGGCCACCACCGCGAGGCCGCTGACACCGGCTGCGTCCGCGCGGTGCTCGCCGAGCTCATCCTCACCTTCCTCTTCGTCTTCGCCGGCGTAGGATCAGCCATGGCCACGG GGAAGCTGGCCGGCAGCGCTGACTCCGTCGTGGGCCTTacggcggtggcgctggcgcACACGCTGGTGGTGGCCGTCATGGTGTCCGCGGGGCTCCACGTCTCTGGCGGCCACATCAACCCGGCCGTCACGCTGGGCCTGGCCGTCACGGGGCGCATCACCCTCTTCCGCTCCGCGCTCTACACCGCCGCCCAGCTCCTGGGCTCCGCCCTCgcctgcctcctcctcgccttcctcaccggcggcgcgcCCACGCCCGTGCACGCGCTggcgccgggcgccggcgcgcTCCAGGGCGTGCTCATGGAGGTGGTGCTCACCTTCTCGCTGCTCTTCGCCGTGTACGCCACCGTCGTcgacccgcgccgcgccgtcggaGGCATGGGCCCGCTGCTGGTGGGGCTGGTCGTCGGAGCCAACGTGCTCGCCGGCGGGCCCTTCTCCGGCGCGTCCATGAACCCCGCGCGCTCCTTCGGGCCGGCGCTCGCGGCCGGGGTCTGGGCCGACCACTGGGTCTACTGGGTCGGGCCGCTGATTGGCGGGCCGCTCGCTGGGCTGGTCTCCGACGGCCTGTTCATGGCCCAGGGAGGCCACGAGCCTTCCACCaagggacgacgacggcggttttttcttttttatatttaa